CAGCACCAAGGCCAAGCTCACGGCAAGAAGTGCTGCCTGACCTTGCAGCAGCCAGGCCTTGTGCCCACACCTTCAGCAAACGTCAGGGGAGATCTCTGGCAAGGAGGAAAAGGGCACAAACAGAGGGCACCTGGTGTTGGCAGCATCACACAGGGGGGCAGCGGCACGAACAAGCCCTGATGTCCAaactctgtgcccagggctgtgctcaggctctgcccctgccatgTCTACACCCAAAATTGCTCTCACTGGTGTCAGGGATCAAAGTGGCTGGGAGGGAATgggctttgtgtcctgtcagCTTTGCAGGAGAGCCCCAAAAGACATGAAGATAAATGACAATCAATTCCCCGAATCGAACGGAACAGAGCCTTGTTTTGAGTAAAGAAGGGCAAATATTGAAGGATAAACAGGAATGAGTCACTTCAGCAGCTGTTCCTGGCTGTAGAAACACCCTGTGGTGTGCAACGAGCCCTGGCTGTGATGGGCATAAATATTTCAGGCACCTCTGGCAGGACCTGGAGGGGTTGAACTCCTCCAGTCCAAGGAGgggttcctgctgctcctggagagcagaggaCCATCCAGGGAGGATGACAGACTAGGCCACAACTCCTGTCCACATGTCAGTTGTGCTGGCTGGTGCTGAGGAGTCCTTCATTTaccttctgtgtgtgtgcagagctctCCAGCTCTCAGAGGGGCGGGTTCTTTTGAGCTTCAGTGTTTGccaccagagcagagccctcAGGCACGGTGGGTGCCATCAAAGAGCTCCAGAAAGGATTCAGAGGCACCTCCAAGGGCTTCTGCCAGGAACAAACCTCCTGTTCCTTCCAAAAAGCCattctgtccctgcagaggtGCCTCCTGGCACTTCTTGTAGCTGGAGGCTCATCAAAGCAGGGAGAGCCTGACTCTGTCTGTCCTTGGGTGGGAGAGGCTGCGATCCCTCATCCCCATGACACGAGTCTTGAGGCAAAgagggctgagccagggctgcctgcagTTGGCAGATCAGCTGTGGGGCTCTTTGCCAGCTGCTcttggcaccagcactgccttcTGCAGCAATTCCTACTGAAGTGCCTCCGGTGCAGCCATGGACAGGCTCCAGAGCTGAGGCCTCTGGCTCAGCCGGTGACGCTTCTGTCCTGATAAGCTCCAGGTCTCCTGGGAATGGAAGGTCCTGTTCAGGGGATGAGGTGGTTCCTCCCCCTTTCCAGAGCCTTTTGCTGGCtaccagctctgccctgctcgTCTCACACTGTTCCTGTAAACACTTCCCTGGTCTGGCTGCATCTAAAAGGATGAGGAATGTGGATCTGGTGTCCCCCTCCACTCCCAAGGGGCCAAGCAATTGAAGAAGGATGAATGTCTAAACCACTTGAAGAGCTCTGAAGAGCCAAGTTCAAACATCTGAACCAAAGCCATGAAGAGCATGGAATGAATTTCCAACACCAGCTGGATTTTATTGTTTGAAATGCCAAGGGAATTCCTTCTCAGAAAGGTGGGATCTCCTGCTGGGTGGTAGCTCTGGCCCTGAACACTCTCCCTGgatctccttccctctcctacacccctccagctgtgcccatggcCCCGGGGATGTGGTGCATCCCTCCTGATGACCATGGTGGGCACAGGCTCCTGACCCTGGATGGGCTCCATGAGCCAACCCACACTCCTATTTCGGCAGTGTGGGCACCCTCTGCCACCTGCCCTGCAGGGGACAGTGGTGGGCCGGCACAGCAGAGGGCATCCTCCCCCGGGGCAGGGGGTGAGGTGTCCTCTCAGAGCTGGTATTTCCTCAGCAGCTCGCTCTGCCACTGCCTCTTCTTGTTGGGGAAGGCGACGGGGATCTTGATCTTGCGGAAATCCTCGATGCACTTGCCCAGCTCGGACTGCAGCGCCCTCCGCTCCTCGCTGAGCGCCGGCACCGCGGCGGGAGCGCCCTCACCGCTGTCCTGCCCCGGTGCCCGCTCGCTGCCCTGGCGCTGCCCCGTCTGCCTCACCTCCTGCAGCCTCTTCAGCGACCTGCACAAGTCCAGGGTGTTGGGGCGGGCTGGGCACTCCTTGGGGGCTTCTGGCCACGGCAAGGAGTTGGTGGGGCTGGCATtcttctgctctgcctgggggTCTGTGCCCGGGAGGGTCTCAGCCGCGGTGGGAGATGGGCTGGGCTCCTTGCCCGTGCTGGAGgtggcaccagctctgccaccGCTGGAGTCGGGCACGTCCTGCCCTGTCCCGTGGCTTTGCTGTGGTTCCTCGGGGTCTCTgtgggctggggaaggaaagcagagaggtgtgtgaggagctggagctgctcctgggcacagctggggcacagccacGCTGGGAGCGCCACTGACTCggctcacagggctggcacagctggcaaagctgaggcatcacagaatcatagaatggattgggttggaaaagacctctgagatcatcaagttcaacccttggtccaactccagtccctttaccagatcatggcactcagtgtcagggccaagctcagctgaaaaccctccagggatggggaatccaccccctctctgggcagcccattccaatccctgagcactctctctgcaaagaatttctttctgctctccaatttcccctggcagagcttgagcccatcgtgcccccttgtcctattgctgagtgcctgggagaagagaccaacccccacctggccagaacttcccttcaggcagttccagacagtgctgagccCATCCCCAGCCATGCTGCCAGAGCCCCGGCTGGCATCAGGTGGCATCAGGTGGCATCAGGTGGTCCTGGAAGGGGTCTGGGCTGTCTGTGCTCCATGGACTGGtctgcagagatgctgagggGTCCTGAGTGcctgaacagccccagccagAACTCCAGGATGTGACAGGAGGCTTTGGTGCTCCATGGAAGTCCAAGGggtctggctgtgcccagcaggccAGAAACCCTTCCCAGCACTTGGGGACAGAGCTCAAaccttccccagcccctcatccctctgctcctcagtcTGCAGGTCACACTTGGGCCCCAGGTCCTGATCTCAGGAGTGTCTCTTCCTTGAACTGAAATCCCCTTTGCAGGAAGCTGGTGGGACATGGATGATCCCAGCCCACCTCCAAAGGCTGGAGGGACCAGTGTTTTGgggccaggctgagccccctgaACTGGCCTGGGGGCaagtcccagctctgctccaggacctgagctctgcacacaggggtggggtgggatgggagctGTGGAAAAGGGGTGGGAGTGGACAGGAGGTGTGAGGGGTCTTCACTCAGTCCAGCAGAGCCTTCCCACACATCTTCCCCCCTTCCTGGTGCCAGTCACGACATGCCATCCACTGGTGCTGTCACAGTAACTGTGCTGACCACGCTGCTCTCCGGAGGGAACACTGGGGGgtgctgaggaagctggaggTGGGCTCTGGAGGTGCCAGGGACATGTGGCAGCCTCGGTGGTGGCACAGCACAGATGTGCTCAGATTACACGGGGGGGTTCAGGTCTGGGACAGCTCCCACTCCACAGCTGGCAGGGACCATCTCAAAATGTGTTTCAGCAGTGATTTGTCTTGAAAGCtggatttttcttctgcattgttttgctttgctttcccctAAAGATCCTGTTTTCCTAAATATCTCTGGCAGAAACACGACCCTTCCTGCTCTTGGAAAGTTCTGGTGTTTCTTGTCATGGTTCTCATGGTGGAGTCA
Above is a window of Pithys albifrons albifrons isolate INPA30051 chromosome 14, PitAlb_v1, whole genome shotgun sequence DNA encoding:
- the LOC139678375 gene encoding uncharacterized protein — encoded protein: MSSPASRDVLTYIQVFTGMSSPASRDVLTYIQVFTGMSSPASKCIQGCPHLHPGVHRDVLTYIQVFTGMSSPASRCPVARGQLSRQLSRHCSLPGSSWQSLPVPQPSETEHSPKKHMSSSEPILDLKTDTTEAAPAHRDPEEPQQSHGTGQDVPDSSGGRAGATSSTGKEPSPSPTAAETLPGTDPQAEQKNASPTNSLPWPEAPKECPARPNTLDLCRSLKRLQEVRQTGQRQGSERAPGQDSGEGAPAAVPALSEERRALQSELGKCIEDFRKIKIPVAFPNKKRQWQSELLRKYQL